The Epinephelus lanceolatus isolate andai-2023 chromosome 13, ASM4190304v1, whole genome shotgun sequence genomic interval CACCGACTGCCAGCCCCGCCAGCGGCCTCCTGCCAAGAAGCGAGCGCGCCCCGCCGACTCGTCCTCTGACTCCAGCGACTCGGACTCAGACTGGGACACCACTTCAGATCTGTCGGCGAGGCGGCACCGGCGATTCGAACGCACACTAAACATGAATGTGTTCACGTCGGCGGAGGAGTTGGAGAGGGCGCAGAGGCTGGAGGAGAGGGAGCGAATCATCCGGGAGATCTGGATGAACGGGCAGCCTGACATCCCCGGGACACGGAGCCTCAATCGGTATTACTGAGGACTTTAGGGGCTTTTTATAGGAAGCTTACTTGAACAAAATTTAGGACGCACTTGGGTTGGAAGAGGCACGAGACACAGACATGAAGCTTTATCGTGCAAACTGACACTGATGAGACCGGTGAAAGGTTTGGCAGACTTGGGACGAAAGTGCTCCCACTCTGCTGGTTTGCATTCTCCTCTGGGTATCATAAGCTGTACCCCGTTCAGTAAGAGAATAAGCTCCCTCTCTGCGTGGTAAGCTCACCTCTTTCTGCCGGAAGCACGAGGTGAAAGGCTACACCGCCTTGCCCGTGACCTCAGCACGCCTTTTTGAAGTGGGGATTTATGGGTTAGCCACCTTAGACACACATAGGCCTGTGGAGGCTACATGGTGACTGAAGGACCAAGGCCTCAGATGGCTCTGCTTTACACAGAATGCAAGGCAGCTGCAAAAAGACTGCGACACTCAGAGCGTCACGCTCGGCACCCTCCAGTATTCAAGTGTGGACTTAACAGAGGGGCCGCGTAACGCAGGACGAAGCGTACGACGGGACAACGTGAGACAATCTTTCCACAGTGAATAACCATGCTGCCTTTTGAACTTTATAAAAAccaaaagatatttttgggggaatTCATCTCAACCCTTATGAAATCTATTTTATAATATTTAATAGTTTATTGgtgttgtgtatttttgttctcaAGTATGGTTTATTATGAGATATTTTTTATACTTGGCGAAGGTTGTCTGGCACCTCAGGGATGCAATCctagtgtttctgtgtttggttGATGTATTTGCTTcctaaaaaaaaagggggggatCGGCCCATTTAAACAGCTAATGTCAGCATTTAAAGAAAAGATTTAGAAATATCATATAAAGAACCTCAAAGAGGTTTAGTGATTtaaccttattttttttttgatacagTATGTTTAATTCACAGTGCAGTGCCTTTTCTAGCTATTAAGTCACTGTTGTCACGAGTGCAGCTGGTGAATAACCCAATAACTGGTCACATGATTGATCATATATGTATTCCCTTTTATTATTACAGTTGCTGTCTTGGTCACACGTTGCACTTGCTGTTCAGCCCAGATGCAAATGACCAGAATATGCCAGTGCAAATTTTAGGTCTTGTGTCAACTTACTTCAAAGATCCTAGTGCTACACCAGATGTTTGTGGTAACCTCTGTTCATCATCTGGAGAAGGAACTAGCACTGGAGGAAAGGTTCGCATCGAACGTGACACCTGCGTCTCTTAAATCATGTCGCCAGTTTAATAAAATAAGCTATTGTCAGTCCAGTTCTGTTTGCGCTGCCCTGGATTCGAGCGTAGAGATATTAATAGTTTTCATAAAGAGCTTGCTACTTTCCTGACTGAGAGTTTAACTTGAGAGCACACAGGACATATTAGGGGTCATCCGCATAAAGACTGCCACTCTATATAGTTTTTATAAAGATAGTTATTATGTTTAAAATTTGAATGGGATTAAAATGTGCCGATAGCTGGTAAAGTGAGACCAAAATATGACTCCTGTGCTTGAAATAAACtgtgttgaaaaaaatgttttgtttgtttgtttaaaatgtcacTTCAAATAATAGTATAATAATAGAATGTATttgatatagcacctttcacagaaatgaaattcaCAAAGTTCCAGCCGGGAGGACACAAAAGCATGGATAATCATCTCCAGCTCAGGTCGAGACACCTCAGGCCTGATCTTTGCAATATTTCTTTGCTGAATAAAACAAGTATGGGTCAGTGGTTGAACATGATGATCAAAATGCATGGCCTGATCAAAAATAACACCAAGATTCCTGAAATTTGACCGTATAGCTGACGAAAAGGCCCCAATATGGTGCATGATGCTTGTATTCTACTCCAATCATGTACAGTGCTTGCTCTATACTGTGGCAGTCTGAGATAGGAACTGCTGTAATCTCATAttaatgtcatactatacttaTAGACAGTAAACACACTGTACAACACAGTCATGAACTCCCATGTGTGTTAATGATGGATGACCTATGGGCATTGCTAGTAGTGAGATTTATTGGTGTTGCGTGCCCCCTAGTGGTGAAGTTAGAGCATTTCAGGTTGTGTGTAGGAGTGTGTGAATAAAAGTCACCCGTTTATGATCAATAATTGCAGCTATGGCAAATAATTTTCTAATATAACTACTTTAATTGATTGTAGCACTAAAGCTTCTCGACACAGGAAACTGCTGAGTAGATATGACGTCATATTATGGAGGATATGCAATTTtgctttttactattttttaaatgtttgccaATATTAATTCCTTATCATTCATGATAtagctttattttttgttttattttttaagctaTGGTTTTTATGAATATTTGTTTACTTCACTTTATTTACTTGAAACTGTTGCTGTCGTGCCGTTACCATGGATACCACAAACTCAGCACTGCGGAGCTGTAGTGTAGCTTTACATGGTAACACGACCTGACTTAGCTAACTTAGTTAGCTTAAAACCACTAACTAGTACTGTTCAACTTCTTGTGGTGAACAAACAATACTTTAatagcagcaatgtcttggaaCTGGAACAGCCATGGACTGCCATTTTTACCGGGATACACTTTTCGGGATGTAACGGTAAGAACTGCCCTTTAAAGTTAACGTTAGACTAGCTAGGTTAACGCTAATTTAAAATGCGTGGAGTTAAGTTACGTAAAGTTTTAACGTTTAATATTAGTTACAAGTTAAACGTAAGAA includes:
- the eva1aa gene encoding protein eva-1 homolog A isoform X2 gives rise to the protein MNPIINSTSTTNMSLISNALAAYTYISDHPERAALFFVCGVCLGLFLTLFALVVQISCRTDCQPRQRPPAKKRARPADSSSDSSDSDSDWDTTSDLSARRHRRFERTLNMNVFTSAEELERAQRLEERERIIREIWMNGQPDIPGTRSLNRYY